The following coding sequences are from one Saccharomyces cerevisiae S288C chromosome X, complete sequence window:
- the NUP192 gene encoding Nup192p (Essential subunit of inner ring of nuclear pore complex (NPC); plays a role in modulating transport through the NPC; homologous to human NUP205), with protein sequence MKWSAIPFQTLYRSIESGEFDFDLFKEVLPDLQNLNLNTDKLKNNASRSQLEKGEIELSDGSTFKVNQEFIFEAISLSDELNLDEIVACELILSGDTTANNGKVQYFLRRQYILQIVSFIVNCFHEDTELYQELIKNGALVSNILSAFKFIHTQLSEIKQQINKAQILENYNALFQQNIKFRRDFLLREYDILSQILYGLVDKGAIMKNKDFILSLLHHVSELDSNDFFIIYYTPAFFHLFASLRVLPDADVKLLHSQFMKDLKDDSIYTKPVKVALIFIFFAYFIGWCKEDPKRRADTMDFKTDVDEPMTSAVELGAIEQILIFAADTSIVEQDKSMELFYDIRSLLERHIPRLIPKQLLDDEKIFSQTTNSTYNPASATDNMSGRGLWNPSYPGMMSTTGTARLNSMPNNVNEYSYTTIVLSDQTQEFFLSSFDDVLQTIITDCAFLLTKIKDAEEDSLLSGEDLTLDDISLKADLERFFLSIYFFYASRPEYSCTFWSDKESNAYGFIEWCSRCNDNLMRSCFYLMVSSLSFGPENALNVYHYFGENSSISWKNIAQCLSDYTKKISNFNSSLHKRQQFSESTHNDIDSTAVALEEGLNEEAVIFLSSLLTLVGSVTYQVDEDVKSSLSKVFSDVLFEFTKINTPLVGAAFKVISNLVPKLESSRTKFWSFLDSLIFKDSSLNYSSESYRNAFTNVLTKYSDVLGFLQLFHNLISIHSRENNSEYMVFGKLAFPTRLGQGYRKVGIWPYFDYIFNDILAHVDQIVDIRNKRAVQLPILKIIYTGLCSFDYSVILNSIPAAANLDALVDCENFFNYVQECPAIPIFNYIFTEKIYKSIFNVVDVGVDQLSIELEGGKNQAELLQLAVKIINKVLDYQETYVEELFPIVKKHGKTDYFLPKNYSLHGLRSFYDAIFFNIPLVAHLGLYVGVDDQILATNSLRILAKLSERSNGSVASLSKRNKLLTIFDSVDESARIKDAFITQLESSITDAGVLALKLELLDFLTSNLSNYSRTMTISHLLLGFQVSNVISLGPNLATFISSGTSLLDSLISVLEASLNSITKDNIDYAPMRLATAALEIILKLCRNPLTSGLLYSYLIKENFFERIMILDPQVTRFTTWNGSPFDNSTEEKCKNFIESESVGAFLSFLAYRNYWTQYLGLFIHKISFSGTKSEVLTYVNYLISNTMYSVRLFSFLDPLNYGNICEPKETLSIFTNVPLNLEQVTLNKYCSGNIYDFHKMENLMRLIKRVRAESLHSNSFSLTVSKEQFLKDADVECIKAKSHFTNIISRNKALELNLSVLHSWVQLVQIIVTDGKLEPSTRSNFILEVFGTIIPKISDYIEFNITFSEELVSLAVFLFDIYNRDRKLITDKGTVDGRLYQLFKTCIQGINSPLSSVALRSDFYILANHYLSRVLSDQVGSEKVLQDLRLGSKKLVEIIWNDVVYGEGTSRVTGILLLDSLIQLANRSKENFILDSLMKTTRLLLIIRSLKNTDALLNSTTEHINIDDLLYELTAFKATVFFLIRVAETRGGASALIENNLFRIIAELSFLKVDPDLGLDLMFDEVYVQNSKFLKVNVTLDNPLLVDKDANGVSLFELIVPIFQLISAVLVSMGSSNKAVVQTVKGLLNTYKRLVIGIFKRDLLREKEDKKNSSDPNNQSLNEMVKLIVMLCTLTGYQNND encoded by the coding sequence atgaaatggtCTGCAATTCCTTTCCAAACATTGTATCGCTCTATTGAGAGTGGTGAGTTCGATTTTGATCTGTTCAAAGAGGTACTTCCTGACTTACAAAATTTGAACTTAAACACAGACAAACTAAAAAACAATGCTAGCCGATCACAATTAGAAAAAGGTGAAATTGAACTATCCGATGGCTCTACTTTTAAGGTCAATCAGGAGTTTATTTTCGAAGCTATTTCTTTGTCCGATGAATTAAACTTGGATGAAATTGTTGCATGTGAACTTATACTTTCTGGTGATACCACCGCTAATAATGGCAAAGTACAATACTTTTTGAGAAGGCAATATATCCTGcaaattgtttcttttataGTCAACTGTTTCCACGAAGATACTGAGTTATACCAAGAGCTTATAAAGAATGGAGCTTTAGTTTCTAATATCCTCTCAGCCTTTAAGTTCATTCATACTCAATTATCTGAGATTAAACAACAAATCAATAAGGCTCAGATACTAGAAAACTATAATGctttattccaacaaaatATCAAGTTTAGGAGAGACTTCTTACTGAGAGAATATGATATTCTGAGTCAAATTTTATATGGTTTAGTGGATAAAGGAGCCATCATGAAAAATAAGGATTTTATACTGTCCTTACTTCATCATGTGTCAGAATTGGATTccaatgatttttttataatatatTATACTCCTGCATTTTTCCACCTTTTCGCATCTTTAAGAGTTTTGCCCGATGCAGATGTCAAATTATTACATTCTCAGTTTATGAAAGACTTAAAGGACGACTCCATATATACCAAACCGGTCAAAGTAGctcttattttcattttttttgcttacTTCATTGGGTGGTGTAAAGAAGACCCTAAAAGAAGGGCTGACACGATGGATTTCAAAACTGATGTTGATGAGCCAATGACTTCTGCCGTCGAACTAGGCGCTATTGAACaaattttaatatttgCCGCAGATACATCTATCGTGGAACAAGACAAGAGTATGGAACTTTTCTACGATATAAGGTCCCTGTTAGAAAGGCATATTCCAAGGCTAATTCCTAAACAGTTacttgatgatgaaaaaattttcagtCAAACGACGAATTCTACCTACAACCCAGCATCCGCAACTGATAATATGAGCGGACGCGGCTTATGGAATCCGTCTTATCCTGGGATGATGTCAACCACGGGTACCGCTCGACTAAATAGTATGCCCAATAACGTCAACGAATATTCTTACACTACTATAGTTTTATCCGATCAGACCCAAGAATTTTTCCTCTCATCCTTTGATGATGTGCTTCAAACTATTATTACAGATTGTGCCTTTTTGCTTACAAAGATTAAGGATGCTGAGGAAGACTCTTTGTTGTCCGGTGAAGACTTAACTTTGGATGACATCTCACTAAAGGCTGACTTAGAAAGATTTTTTCTGTcaatatattttttctatgCATCAAGGCCCGAATATTCATGTACTTTCTGGTCTGATAAGGAATCAAACGCTTATGGTTTTATTGAGTGGTGTTCGAGATGCAACGACAACTTGATGAGGTCTTGTTTCTATTTGATGGTTTCTAGCTTGTCCTTTGGTCCTGAAAATGCCCTGAATGTCTATCACTATTTTGGCGAAAACAGCTCGATTTCATGGAAAAACATTGCACAGTGTCTCAGTGACTACACTAAGAAAATAAGCAATTTTAACTCGAGCCTCCATAAGAGGCAGCAGTTTAGTGAGTCAACTCATAACGATATCGATTCGACTGCGGTAGCCTTAGAAGAAGGCTTAAATGAAGAAGCTGTAATATTTctgtcttctttattaaCTTTAGTTGGATCAGTTACATACCAGGTTGACGAGGATGTAAAAAGCTCGCTATCGAAAGTTTTCTCAGATGTCCTATTCGAATTCACCAAGATAAATACACCTCTCGTAGGCGCTGCTTTCAAGGTTATAAGTAACTTGGTTCCAAAACTTGAATCTTCTagaacaaaattttggtcTTTTCTAGACTCTCTAATTTTCAAGGATTCATCGCTGAATTATTCATCCGAATCTTATAGAAATGCTTTTACAAACGTGTTAACAAAATACTCTGACGTTTTGGGGTTTTTACAACTCTTCCATAATCTGATTTCTATTCATTCTCGTGAAAATAATAGTGAATACATGGTTTTTGGCAAATTGGCATTTCCAACAAGATTAGGTCAGGGATATAGGAAGGTAGGTATATGGCCATATTTTGACTACATTTTCAACGACATTTTAGCGCACGTGGATCAAATTGTTGATATCAGAAATAAAAGAGCCGTCCAGCTTcctattttgaaaattatcTATACGGGCTTATGCTCTTTTGATTACAGTGTAATTTTAAATTCTATTCCTGCAGCTGCGAATTTGGATGCTTTGGTGGATTGcgaaaatttcttcaattacGTTCAAGAATGCCCAGCTATCCCCATATTCAACTATATTTTCACGGAAAAGATTTACAAAAGTATATTTAATGTAGTTGATGTTGGTGTTGATCAATTGTCCATAGAGTTAGAAGGTGGCAAAAATCAGGCTGAATTGTTGCAGTTAGCTGTGAAAATTATCAATAAAGTATTGGATTATCAGGAGACATACGTGGAAGAATTATTTCCAATTGTTAAGAAGCATGGCAAGACGGATTATTTCTTGCCAAAGAATTATTCTCTTCACGGATTACGTTCATTTTACgatgcaatttttttcaatattccACTTGTTGCACACTTGGGTTTATACGTCGGGGTCGATGATCAAATTTTAGCCACAAATTCACTGCGTATTTTGGCGAAACTTTCAGAACGCTCTAATGGCTCCGTTGCGTCTTTGTCTAAGAGAAATAAGTTGTTAACAATATTCGATTCCGTAGATGAATCAGCCAGAATAAAGGATGCATTTATTACACAATTGGAAAGCTCAATAACCGACGCTGGTGTCCTTGCTTTGAAGTTAGAACTATTAGATTTCTTAACATCAAATCTTTCTAATTATAGTCGAAcgatgactatttctcatctgTTATTAGGTTTCCAGGTCTCAAACGTTATATCCCTGGGACCTAACCTAGCAACATTTATATCTTCCGGAACCTCATTACTTGATTCCCTCATAAGCGTGTTGGAAGCTTCATTGAACAGCATTACTAAGGACAATATCGATTATGCACCTATGAGATTGGCTACAGCAGCACTGGAAATTATTCTCAAACTATGTCGTAATCCGTTAACATCTGGTCTACTATATTCATACctaatcaaagaaaacttttttgaGAGAATAATGATCCTCGATCCACAAGTGACAAGGTTCACGACATGGAACGGCTCTCCTTTTGACAATTCTACAGAGGAAAAATGTAAGAACTTCATCGAGAGCGAATCCGTTGGTGCATTTCTGTCATTCTTAGCCTACAGGAATTATTGGACACAATATTTGGGTCTGTTCattcataaaatttcattttcggGCACGAAATCAGAGGTTTTAACATATGTGAATTACTTGATATCAAATACAATGTATTCGGTAAGgttgttttctttcttggaTCCATTAAACTATGGCAATATCTGCGAACCAAAAGAGACGTTATCAATTTTCACCAATGTTCCTTTAAATTTGGAACAAGTCACTCTTAACAAGTATTGCTCCGGCAATATCTATGACTTTCACAAAATGGAAAACCTTATGCGCCTGATTAAAAGAGTCCGTGCTGAAAGCTTACATTCTAATTCCTTCAGTCTCACTGTGtcaaaagaacaatttttgaaggatGCAGATGTCGAGTGtataaaagcaaaaagcCATTTCACGAATATTATATCAAGAAACAAAGCATTGGAGTTGAACCTATCTGTGCTGCACTCTTGGGTACAGTTGGTGCAAATCATTGTTACTGATGGAAAATTGGAACCATCAACAAGATCAAACTTTATTCTGGAGGTTTTTGGTACAATTATTCCGAAGATTAGTGATTATATTGAGTTTAATATAACTTTTTCAGAAGAATTGGTTTCTCTCGCCGTTTTCCtatttgatatatataACCGCGATCGTAAGTTGATTACCGACAAAGGCACGGTAGACGGCAGGCTATATCAGTTGTTCAAGACATGTATTCAGGGTATAAACTCCCCACTCTCCTCTGTGGCATTAAGGTCCGATTTCTATATATTAGCAAACCATTATTTGAGTAGAGTTCTAAGCGACCAAGTAGGGTCCGAAAAGGTTCTGCAGGATTTGAGACTAGGAAGTAAAAAATTGGTAGAGATCATATGGAACGATGTTGTTTATGGCGAGGGAACTAGTAGGGTTACAGGTATATTACTATTGGATTCACTTATTCAACTGGCTAATAGAAGTAAAGAGAATTTTATATTGGATTCACTGATGAAAACTACAAGACTGCTCTTAATAATACGTTCGCTGAAAAATACAGATGCTTTGTTAAATTCTACTACAGAGCACATAAACATTGATGATTTGTTATATGAATTGACAGCTTTTAAAGCCACTGTATTCTTTTTAATACGTGTTGCCGAAACTAGAGGTGGAGCTAGCGCtttaattgaaaataatctATTCCGAATAATCGCGGAATTgtcatttttaaaagttGATCCTGATTTGGGTCTAGACCTTATGTTTGACGAAGTCTACGTTCAGAATTCCAAATTCTTAAAGGTTAACGTCACCTTGGATAATCCGCTACTAGTTGACAAAGATGCTAATGGTGTTTCCTTGTTTGAGTTAATCGTTCCTATATTCCAATTGATATCAGCTGTTTTAGTGAGCATGGGGAGCTCAAACAAAGCTGTTGTTCAAACGGTAAAGGGTTTACTGAATACGTATAAGAGGCTAGTGATCGGaatattcaaaagagaTCTTTTGagggaaaaagaagataagaaaaattcgTCGGATCCTAATAACCAAAGTTTAAACGAAATGGTGAAGCTAATTGTGATGTTATGCACATTAACAGGATATCAAAATAACGATTAA
- the SNX4 gene encoding Snx4p (Sorting nexin; involved in retrieval of late-Golgi SNAREs from post-Golgi endosomes to the trans-Golgi network and in cytoplasm to vacuole transport; contains a PX phosphoinositide-binding domain; forms complexes with Snx41p and with Atg20p) — translation MTDKGKNDLTSKAKDKARGNPEKPPYWFEIIVSDPQKRTGDPGSSSGYVSYQISTKTNNTSFYDNRGDPESIIVVHRRYSDLLLLHDILLNRFPTCIIPPLPDKKVFQYIAGDRFSQRFTQKRCHSLQNFLRRVSLHPDLSQSKVFKTFLVSKDWESHRKVLQDSLQPNKDEVTDAFMNAFKTVHKQNEEFTEIREKSDKLDRTVTKIDKLFHKVVKKNDSMSEDYTKLGSNLQELQELVTGENEELAAKLKIFNEGVTQLSYGLQDLTKYLDYEYIVDLKDLEHYIDSMRQLIKLKDQKQIDYEELSDYLTRSIKEKNNLISGYGGSNFFANKLEELAGINQEASRREKINKLEGKITSLTGELENAKKVADGFEQECLKEIDHFESVKTAEIKKSLGSLADHHIEFYERILEAWEKVDDSL, via the coding sequence ATGACAGACAAAGGCAAGAACGATTTAACAAGCAAAGCTAAGGACAAAGCCAGAGGCAACCCCGAGAAGCCACCATATTGGTTTGAAATCATTGTTTCTGATCCACAAAAAAGAACTGGTGACCCAGGCTCTTCATCTGGCTACGTGAGTTATCAGATATCAACAAAGACTAACAACACGTCATTTTATGATAATCGTGGCGATCCAGAATCTATTATAGTTGTACATAGAAGATACAGTGACCTATTGCTCCTGCATGATATTTTACTCAACAGGTTCCCCACCTGCATCATCCCGCCATTACCTGATaagaaagtttttcaatacaTAGCAGGCGATAGGTTTAGCCAAAGATTTACACAAAAGAGATGTCATAGTTTGCAAAATTTCCTAAGAAGGGTCTCTTTGCATCCCGATCTTTCTCAATCAAAAGTcttcaaaacttttttgGTGAGTAAAGATTGGGAATCTCACCGCAAAGTCCTCCAGGATAGCTTGCAACCAAATAAAGATGAAGTTACTGATGCTTTTATGAATGCCTTCAAAACAGTTCACAAGCAAAACGAAGAATTCACTGAGATAAGGGAGAAAAGTGATAAACTAGATCGGACTGTGACAAAGATAgataaactttttcataaggttgtgaaaaaaaatgattcGATGTCTGAAGACTATACAAAGTTGGGCAGTAATTTACAGGAATTACAAGAATTGGTCACAGGCGAAAACGAGGAACTTGCTGCGAAGTTGAAGATTTTTAATGAAGGTGTAACACAGCTGTCATATGGCTTGCAAGATCTTACAAAGTATCTGGATTACGAATATATTGTTGATTTGAAGGATCTTGAACACTACATTGATAGTATGCGACAGCTGATCAAATTGAAAGACCAGAAACAGATAGACTACGAAGAACTAAGTGATTATTTAACCAGGtcaatcaaagaaaaaaataacttgATTTCTGGATACGGAGGTAGTAATTTCTTTGCCAATAAATTGGAAGAACTAGCGGGAATAAATCAGGAGGCTTCACgtagagaaaaaatcaataaactAGAAGGCAAAATAACGTCATTAACAGGTGAATTAGAAAACGCTAAAAAGGTGGCGGATGGATTCGAACAGGAATGCTTGAAGGAAATAGACCATTTCGAAAGTGTAAAAACGGCtgaaatcaagaaatctCTGGGCTCACTAGCGGACCATCATATCGAATTCTACGAAAGGATACTTGAAGCATGGGAAAAAGTAGACGATAGTCTATAG
- the LOH1 gene encoding Loh1p (Protein involved in outer spore wall assembly; likely involved directly in dityrosine layer assembly; induced during sporulation; repressed during vegetative growth by Sum1p and Hst1p; sequence similar to adjacent ORF, IRC18/YJL037W, and the irc18 loh1 double mutant exhibits reduced dityrosine fluorescence relative to the single mutants; SWAT-GFP and mCherry fusion proteins localize to the cytosol; proposed role in maintenance of genome integrity), translating to MRFQLFIYFYFTIVVIAGTNTIQQFSDAGDRLITSLRNLDNNGTYETLTAEKVPIIEGQIQNISAKYEQHTFILKGLEAVLNYKVKSLDNNERESLEIEYEKVEKALDAALNVSPFEYIKKFKEVSRGKVVNALENLSREQNRITINGGREDEKEKEAREKKKRLDRIKRILTVSLLELGLAQGVADLCAVAPFACLLGVTVGSIGFIFWLALIYNAIQ from the coding sequence ATGAGGTTCCAGCttttcatatatttttatttcaccATTGTTGTGATTGCAGGAACTAACACAATACAACAGTTCAGCGATGCGGGCGATAGGTTAATCACATCATTGAGAAATCTGGACAACAATGGAACATACGAAACATTGACAGCAGAGAAGGTGCCTATTATCGAGGGacaaattcaaaacattAGTGCAAAATATGAGCAGCatacttttattttgaagGGCTTAGAAGCGGTGCTAAATTATAAAGTGAAAAGTTTGGATAATAATGAGAGAGAGTCGCTCGAAATAGAATATGAAAAGGTGGAAAAGGCACTAGATGCGGCTTTGAATGTTTCACCATTTGAATATatcaaaaagtttaaaGAAGTCTCCAGGGGCAAGGTAGTTAATGCTTTAGAAAACCTCAGTAGAGAACAGAATCGAATTACTATAAATGGTGGTAGAGAagacgaaaaagaaaaagaagcgagggaaaaaaagaaacgacTAGACAGAATAAAGAGAATCCTAACTGTAAGTCTGTTAGAATTGGGTCTAGCTCAAGGAGTGGCCGATTTATGTGCAGTAGCACCTTTTGCGTGTCTTCTTGGGGTGACAGTTGGAAGCATCGGTTTCATATTTTGGTTGGCACTAATATATAATGCTATTCAATAA
- the IRC18 gene encoding Irc18p (Protein involved in outer spore wall assembly; possible role in assembly of the dityrosine layer; similar to adjacent ORF, LOH1; irc18 loh1 double mutant exhibits reduced dityrosine fluorescence relative to single mutants; SWAT-GFP fusion protein localizes to the ER and vacuole, while mCherry fusion localizes to the vacuole; expression induced in respiratory-deficient cells and carbon-limited chemostat culture; null mutant displays increased levels of spontaneous Rad52p foci), producing MKVQMIERIFLIQLCLLTVVLASSRAVVEFESTGTKLVNSLRVLAAYSQSSVCVDEKISGIERQIEEVKDMYGNHSFILKGLNGILNNKVNMLTREIQMETVGNNTFETETGKLTKGLNRAVNISPFKYIKKFKTVSTKKFESLLNKYDLVAKKGGELTEEQKKKKEVLSRISRVVAATTIEAGLAQGVVDLCITVTTSLCLVSASIGGVGFLIWLTIIYQALT from the coding sequence ATGAAAGTACAAATGATAGAAAGGATTTTTCTGATCCAGTTGTGTTTGCTTACCGTTGTATTAGCAAGTAGTAGAGCAGTGGTTGAATTCGAAAGTACCGGAACCAAACTGGTCAACTCATTAAGGGTCTTGGCTGCTTACTCGCAGAGTTCTGTCTGtgttgatgaaaaaatatctggAATCGAGAGACAAATAGAGGAAGTTAAAGATATGTATGGTAACCACTCTTTTATTCTAAAGGGTTTAAATGGTATATTGAATAACAAGGTGAATATGCTAACAAGGGAAATCCAAATGGAAACTGTTGGCAATAACACATTTGAAACAGAAACAGGGAAGCTAACTAAGGGCCTAAACCGAGCAGTAAATATATCTCCGTTCAAgtacataaaaaaattcaagacCGTTTcaacaaagaaatttgaaagCCTCTTGAATAAGTATGATCTGGTTGCCAAGAAGGGCGGGGAATTGACAGAggaacaaaagaaaaagaaggaggTGCTCTCACGGATCAGTAGAGTAGTCGCTGCAACAACGATAGAGGCTGGTCTGGCACAAGGTGTGGTTGATTTATGTATAACAGTGACAACTAGTCTATGCTTAGTCTCGGCCAGCATTGGAGGCGTCGGATTTCTTATTTGGCTCACCATTATATACCAAGCTCTGACTTAG